One region of Yersinia bercovieri ATCC 43970 genomic DNA includes:
- a CDS encoding CobW family GTP-binding protein: protein MTKTNLITGFLGCGKTTTIRHLLSQKPEDEKWAVLVNEFGEIGIDGALLADSGAVLKEIPGGCMCCVNGLPMQVGLNMLLQQAKPDRLLIEPTGLGHPKQILSLLTSDTYLPWIDLRATLCLLDARQLNESRYTENENFRDQLTAADIIVANKQDTYSAADYAALQQWHDRQPLARPLYYAEQGKIDIALLDTPHSNSDELPDGAHHHSTVRQKGLAALSLKGSEPWRRALNQGQGYLSCGWVFNADTLFDTVPLLEWVRLNPVERVKGVMRIAEGTLVINRQGADLQIETRPIPPLDSRIELISATEADWNKLQHELLNIRLDNGV from the coding sequence ATGACAAAAACAAACTTGATTACTGGCTTTTTGGGCTGCGGCAAAACCACCACAATTCGCCATTTGCTGTCACAGAAGCCAGAAGATGAAAAATGGGCGGTTTTGGTGAATGAATTTGGTGAAATTGGTATTGATGGTGCGCTACTCGCAGACAGCGGAGCGGTATTGAAAGAGATACCGGGCGGCTGCATGTGTTGCGTTAATGGATTACCAATGCAAGTGGGCTTGAATATGCTGCTGCAACAGGCCAAACCAGATCGATTATTAATTGAGCCTACAGGATTGGGCCATCCCAAACAGATATTATCATTATTAACTTCAGATACTTATCTGCCATGGATTGATCTGCGTGCGACTCTCTGCCTATTAGATGCCCGCCAACTGAATGAGTCTCGTTACACGGAGAATGAGAATTTCCGTGACCAATTGACCGCCGCAGATATTATCGTGGCAAACAAACAAGATACCTATAGCGCAGCAGATTATGCCGCACTACAGCAATGGCATGATCGACAGCCCTTAGCACGCCCACTCTATTATGCTGAACAGGGGAAAATTGATATTGCCCTGCTCGATACACCACACAGTAATAGTGATGAATTGCCCGACGGTGCGCATCATCACAGTACAGTGCGACAAAAAGGGCTGGCCGCCTTGAGCTTAAAAGGGAGTGAGCCTTGGCGTCGGGCGCTCAATCAGGGTCAAGGTTATCTGAGTTGTGGTTGGGTATTTAATGCAGATACTCTGTTTGATACGGTTCCACTTTTGGAGTGGGTGCGATTAAATCCGGTAGAACGTGTCAAAGGGGTTATGCGTATTGCCGAAGGTACATTGGTGATTAATCGCCAAGGTGCTGACCTGCAAATAGAAACCCGCCCAATACCGCCGCTGGATAGCCGAATTGAACTGATCAGCGCAACAGAAGCAGATTGGAACAAATTACAGCATGAATTACTGAATATTCGATTAGATAACGGGGTATAA